The Chitinophaga sp. H8 region AGGTATATCCCTGGCAATACGAATGGTATAGGGATCTGTGATCTGGTCCTGGAATACTACTTCCAGGTCATACCAGCGGGCTACCTCCCGCATTATAGTGGAGAGGTGGGCGCCTACGAAGGAGAATTGTCCGTTTTTCCAGGCCATTACTTCCGACAGGTCAGGATTGGCCACCAGTTTAAGCTGTTGGTCTGTCACCGCTATTTGCTGTCCTGGTGCCAGCTTCACCGACTCACTGCCACGCTGGATTTTTACCGCACCCTGCAGCAGGGTTACTTTTTGCGGGCCTTCATCGGTATAGGTGTTGACGTTAAAGCGGGTACCCAGTACCTGTACTTCCGTTCGTTGACCACCAGCGCCGGGGAGAAGTACTTTAAACGGCATCGCAGCTTTTCCTGCGATTTCGAAGTAGGCTTCCCCGGTAATTTCCACTTTACGTACTGGTCCGTTAAATGTTGTAGGGAAGGTCACCGCCGAAGCTACATTTACCCACACATGGCTGCCATCTGCCAGGATCACTTCTACCGGTTGGGCCCCACGGGGCACGGTCAGTGTATTGTAGGTAACCGTACTATTTTTTCCGGTGGCATTATAGGCCAGCTGATTACCGGCATTTTGCTGTACCTGGGTATTGCCCTGTGCTGCCAGCAGGCCGGATTTGGTGCTGTCCAGCGTAATGGTACTACCGTCGGCCAGTGTAAGTACCGCTTTGTTATGAGGCAGCGTGATAGTTTCCTGTTGTACTATTTTGGACGGCTGCTGGCGCAATATGGATTGATACCAATAGGTTCCGGTACCCAGCAGGAGCAGTACCGCAGCGGCAGCGGCCCAGCGTGGCCAGTGGATCCGGCGTACTTTGGGCGTTGGTGCTGCGGTAGCCAGCTGTATATGCTGGTAAATCAATCCCAGCGTTTCCGGATCTGCAGCGCTGGTAAAATCTGCGCTGGCAAAGTCTTCGTTAAATAACTGTTCCAGTGCGTGTTGTTTTCCGGACGAATGCAGGAGCGTTTTTAATTGCGCCGCTTCTTCCGGTGTAAGTGTGCCAGCATGATGTTTGGCTAATAACTGTTTAAATATTTCAGGTGTCATTTTGGTTGTCTTCTCTTATATGACACATAGAAAGCAGGGAGGGGGGGATAGGGGGAGGGATTTTTTTAAACTTTTGGCAGCAGCTGATGGGGGAGGCTTTATTATTTAATGATATGTAAATAATGTTAATGTTTGTGGCTGTCAGTTTTTCAGCGTAAGAAATGGTATCTTCATCTAATGAATCACAGTGATTACATGAAACAAATTGCAGATGCTTTGCAGGCCCAGCAAAAGTGCGTATCATCCTCTAAAGAAGAATCAGAGAGGATAATAGACGCTTTAGGTATGCGACATTTGCTTGTACCGCAAAGAACTGTTGCTTCACCGCACCCGGCTTCTTTACGTAAATTAACCCCCAATAAAAAAGCGAAGACCCGGAAGTCTATCTCCAAGAAGAGGCTTCACAAATAATTTTATTAGTGGACACCATTGTTTAGTTAAATGTCAAAATCGAAACCCAATTTCGTATATTCTTCTGATCCCGGATTAATACTAGGTTTTCACGGATGTGAAAAGTCAGTAAGAGATGCGGTGGTTAATGAGCAAACGATGCTCTTATCCAGTAATAAAATTCATGAATGGCTAGGGCATGGAACTTACTTCTGGCAAAACAATTATGAGCGGGCGCTGGATTTCGTAACGCATCCTCCGGATGGGAGAAAAATTTCAACTCCAGCTGTTTTAGGGGCTGTGATAAGTCTGGATAACTGTTTAGACCTTATGGATGCTCAATATATAGAACATGTAAGGGCTTACTATAACTCATTAAAGAAGATAGTTGCAAAGCAGGGGATGACTTTACCACGGAATAAACATAAAAAGGGTACCAGTAATTTGTGGGATAAAGTGTTAAGAGAGCTGGACTGTTATGTTATTGAGAATTTGCATAAAGTAATGAAAACAGCTAACATTAGACCTTTTGATTCCGTTCGGGGTGTTTTTATAGAGGGAGATGCTATCTATCCTGATGCTGGCTTTTATGATAAAACACATATACAGGTTTGCATCCGTAATCCTAATTGTATTAAAGGGTTTTTTATTCCAAGAAAGGAAGTTGATTGGCCGGAAAATATCCTGTAATTGTTACCTCCATAGTACAGGAAAAGGGCAAAGCTCCATCATTTTTTCAAGATCCTTTAAAAG contains the following coding sequences:
- a CDS encoding FecR family protein, whose protein sequence is MTPEIFKQLLAKHHAGTLTPEEAAQLKTLLHSSGKQHALEQLFNEDFASADFTSAADPETLGLIYQHIQLATAAPTPKVRRIHWPRWAAAAAVLLLLGTGTYWYQSILRQQPSKIVQQETITLPHNKAVLTLADGSTITLDSTKSGLLAAQGNTQVQQNAGNQLAYNATGKNSTVTYNTLTVPRGAQPVEVILADGSHVWVNVASAVTFPTTFNGPVRKVEITGEAYFEIAGKAAMPFKVLLPGAGGQRTEVQVLGTRFNVNTYTDEGPQKVTLLQGAVKIQRGSESVKLAPGQQIAVTDQQLKLVANPDLSEVMAWKNGQFSFVGAHLSTIMREVARWYDLEVVFQDQITDPYTIRIARDIPAEKLFRFIEMSGGVKLELKGKKVIVKK